The genomic interval ACCAGCCGGGCAACGGGGCCGGCTGGCTCTTCGACGCCCCCGGCCAGGAGTACCTGTGGCTCGGTCTGCCCATCGTGCTCGGCGCCCTGGTCCACGACATCGGGGACGCGCTGACCGTCTCGGGGTGCCCGATCCTGTGGCCGCTCCCGATCGCCGGGAAGCGCTGGTACCCGCTCGGCCCTCCGAAGTTCATGCGGTTCCGGGCCGGCAGCTGGGTGGAGATCAAGGTACTGATGCCGGCCTTCATGGTCCTCGGGGGAGTGGGCGGGGCCGCCGCCCTCAACTTCATATGACCGGTCGCCGCCCGCGCGGGCGGGCGACGCGCTCCGCTCCGTAGCACGATGGCAGCATGCTGCTCGCCGAGCTCGCCCAGGTCTCCCTGGAGGTCGCCGCCACCTCCGCCCGGTCCCGCAAGACGGCGCTCCTCGCCGGCCTCTTCCGGGACGCCACACCCGAGGACGTCCCCGTCGTCATCCCGTACCTCGCCGGACGGCTGCCCCAGGGCCGCATCGGCGTCGGCTGGCGGAGCCTGGGGGACCCGGTGGAACCGGCCTCCCGGCCCACCCTCACCGTCACCGGCGTCGATGCCGAGCTGACCGCCCTGGCCGCCACCTCCGGCCCCGGCTCCCAGGCCCTGCGCCGCGAGCGCCTGCGCGACCTGTTCGCCGCCGCCACCGCCGACGAGCAGCGCTTCCTGCGGGCCCTGCTCACCGGCGAGGTACGCCAGGGGGCCCTGGACGCCGTCGCCGCCGACGCCCTGGCCCACGCCGCCGGAGCACCGCCCGCCGACGTCCGGCGCGCCGTGATGCTCGCCGGATCGCTCCAGGACGTCGCCCGCGTCCTCCTCGCGGAAGGTCCCGGAGCGCTCGGAGCCTTCCGTCTCACGGTCGGGCGGCCCGTCCAGCCGATGCTCGCGCGCAGTGCCGCCTCGGTGGGCGAGGCCCTCGACAAGCTGGGCCCGTGCGCGGTCGAGGAGAAGCTCGACGGGATCCGGGTGCAGGTCCACCGGGACGGCGACCGGATCCGCGCCTACACCCGGACCCTCGACGACATCACCGACCGGCTGCCCGAACTGGCCACCGCCGTCGCCGCGCTCGACGCGCGCCGCTTCGTCCTCGACGGCGAGCTGATCGCCCTGGGGGAGGACGGCAGGCCCCGGCCGTTCCAGGAGACCGCCGCCCGGGTGGGCTCACGGCGGGACGTAGCCACAGCCGCGGCGCACGTGCCCGTCGTCCCCGTCTTCTTCGACGCCCTCCTCGTCGACGACGAGGACCTGCTCGACCGGCCCTTCGCCGACCGCCACGCGGCCCTGGCCCGGTTGCTCCCCGAGAGCCTGCGGGTCCGGCGTACCCTCGTCGCCGAGCCGGACGACCCCGAGACCCGCGCGGCGGCCGACGCGTTCCTCGCGGACACCCTGGAGCGCGGCCACGAGGGCGTCGTCGTCAAGGACCTGACCGCCGTCTACAGCGCGGGCCGCCGGGGCGCGTCGTGGCTGAAGGTGAAGCCCGTGCACACCCTGGACCTGGTGGTCCTGGCCGTCGAGCGGGGCAGCGGGCGGCGCACCGGCAAACTCTCCAACCTGCACCTGGGCGCCCGCCGGCCCGACGGTACGTTCGCGATGCTCGGCAAGACCTTCAAGGGGCTCACGGACGCCCTGCTGGACTGGCAGACCGAGCGGCTGGGGGAGCTGGCGACCGACGACGACGGCCATGTCGTCACCGTACGCCCGGAACTCGTCGTGGAGATCGCCTACGACGGACTCCAGCGCTCCACCCGCTACCCCGCCGGGGTCACCCTCCGGTTCGCCCGCGTCCTGCGCTACCGGGAGGACAAGACCGCGCAGGAGGCGGACACGGTGGAGACGGTCCTGTCCCGGCAGCCGTGAGCGCGCCCGTGCGAACAGGGCGCGCTCGTCGGCCGCTCAGTGCTTGATGACCGTCGCCGCCGTGTGCTCCTTGATCTCCTCCGGCGTCAGATAGGCGTCCGTGTACTCGAAGTCCCGCAGCGTCGCCGGCTTGCGGGACTGGAACCCGGTCCGCACGAAGTCGTCGCCGGCGACCGCGTTCAGCATCCAGTTCGTCATGACCCGGGTCTTGGCGACGTTCGTCCGCAGCGCCGACCAGTGGTAGCCGCGCGCCACCGCCTGCGCGGGCAGCCCGCGCAGCTCGATGCCCAGGGGCTTGGAGACGGCGTCCTTGCCGCCGAGGTCCACGACGAGCCCCAGATCCTTGTGCACGTAGTCCTGGAGCGGCTGATGGCGCAGTGAGGCGATCAGGTTGTCCGCCAGCACCTTGCCCTGCCGCATCGCGTGCTGCGCGGTGGGCGGGCAGACCGCCCCGTCGCCCTTCGCCAGGTCGGGCACCGCGGCCGCGTCACCGAGCGAGAACACCCCGTCCGCGCCCGGCAGGTTCAGCTGCGGCGTCACCGCGAGCCTGCCACGTACCGTCTCCGCGTCGAGGGTGGCGATCAACGGGCTGGCGGCCACTCCGGCGGTCCAGATCAGGGTCCGGCAGGGCAGCACCCGGCCGTCGGTGAACGTGACCTCCTCCGGCCCCGCCTTCGCGATCGAGACCCCGAGCGACACCTCGATGTTCCGCTTGCGGAGCACCTCCAGGGCGGCCTGCCCCAGCTTGTCGCCCAGCTCCGGCATCAGCTTCGGCGCGATGTCGATCAGATGCCACTTGATCAGCCGCGGATCCAGCCGCGGATAGTGCCGGACCGCGCTGGTGGTCAGGCGCTGGAGGCAGGCGGCCGTCTCGGTGCCCGCGTAGCCGCCGCCGACCACCACGAACTGGAGCCGGGAAGCCCGCTCGGCCTCGTCGTGACTGGCGTCCGCCAGATCCAGCTGGGCGATGACGTGGTCCCGGACGTACGCGGCCTCGGCCAGCGTCTTCATCCCACGGGCGTGGTCCAGCAGCCCCGGGATGTCGAAGGTCCGGGTGACGCTGCCCGCCGCCAGCACGATGTAGTCGTACGGCTCGTTCACGATCTCGTCCGTGATCTTGCGGATCACACAGACCTTCGCCCGGGTGTCCACGCCGATCGCCCCGCCCGGCACGATCCGGGTCCGGTGGCGGCGGCTGCGGCGCAGCGACACCGCGACGGACTGCGGTGTGAGCACCCCGGAGGCTACCTGGGGGAGCAGCGGCAGATACAGCTGGTAGGAGAACGGTGTGACGAGCGTGATCTGGGCCTCTTCCGGAGCGAGCCTGCGCTCCAGGCGGCGTACGCACTCGACGCCTGCGAAGCCGGCGCCGACGACGAGAATCCTGGGTGGTGCCACGGTCTGCGTCCCTTCTCGGGCTTGCGTGGTTCTGCGCTCGCCTGCCCCGTTTACCGGGTGATTCACCTCTCATCCTTAACCGGATGCCCCCGCGTCCGCCTCCTGGCAGGGGTGAACGGGGCCCGCTCACCCGGAGAGCCCCGCCGCGGTGGGCGGTACGGCCTTGAACCACACGGGCGCCGGCCCCGCGACGGTCAGCCGTACCAGCGCCGACCAGGGGCGCAGGCGCACCCTTCGCGGGCCGGTCTCCGTCAGCCCGTGGGCGGCGAGGCTTTCGGTCACCCGGACGAGGGGCTCCGCCCGCCAGGCCGGGTCCTCCCAGGCCCCCACGGCGTGCGGGAAGCGCCCCCCGGTCCACGGTCGTGGGCACGTCGGCTGTGGCTTCGTCGGTCGTGGCTTCGTCGGTCGTGGGCACGTCGGTCGTGATCTCGTCGGTCGTGGTTCCGTCATCTCCGCGCACCGGATCATGGGACCACCCGTCCCGGCGCGGACGCACCGCAATCTCCGGGAAGACCCGTTCCCGTCCCGCACGACGGGTGGATCCGTCCCTCCGCCCGCTGGAACAGCGGGAGTTCGGTGCGGCCGCACCCCGTGCGAGGATGCTGCGGTGACCACTTCGCCCCCCTCGCCCGTGGCCGACGACTCCCCTTCGGCGGACGCCCCGCCCCGCGATCACGGCCTGGGCCCCCGCGCCGCCGCGGTCCTCGTGTTCGGATCGTCGGCCGCGGTCCTGGTGGTCGAGATCGTCGCCCTGCGGCTGCTGGCCCCGTACCTCGGGCTCACCCTGGAGACCAGCACGATGGTGATCGGCATCGCCCTCACCGCCATCGCGCTGGGCTCCTGGCTGGGCGGGCGCGTCGCGGACCAGGTCGACCCGCTCCGGCTCATCGCCCCGGCGCTCGGGGCGTCGGGCGTGGTCGTCGCGTTCACCCCGCTCCTCCTGCGCACCACCGCCCAGTGGTCGCCGGCGCTGCTCCTGCTGGTCGCATCGGCGACCCTCCTGGTGCCCGGCGCCCTGCTCTCCGCGGTGACCCCGTTCGTGACGAAGCTGCGGCTCACCAGCCTCGCCGAGACCGGGACGGTCGTCGGGCGGCTGTCGGGCGTGGGCACCTTCGGCGCCATCGTCGGCACCGTCCTCACCGGATTCGTCCTGGTCTCACGACTGCCCGTCAGCTCCATCCTGATCGGCCTCGGCACACTGCTGGTGCTCGGCGCCGCACTCGTCGGATGGCGGGCCCGCCGCTGGCGACGCGCCGCGGCCGTCGCGCTCGCCGCCGTCGTCGCGGGCTCCCTCGCCACCGCGTTCGCCCCCGGCGGCTGTGACGCGGAGACCCGCTACCACTGCGCCCAGGTCGTCACGGACCCCGACCGGGACAGCGGCCGGACCCTCGTCCTCGACGGCCTGAGCCACTCCTACGTCGACGTCGAGGACCCGACGCACCTGAAGTTCGCGTACGTGCGCGCCATCGCGGCGGTGGCTGACACCGCCTTTCCCGAGGGGGAGCCGCTGACCGCCCACCACATCGGGGGCGGCGGCCTCACCTTCCCCCGCTACCTCGCCGCCTCACGGCCCGGGACGCGCAGCACCGTCTCCGAGATCGACGGCGGAGTCGTGCGCATCGACCGCGACCGGTTCGGCCTGGGGCCGTCGACCGCCACCGGCATCGACGTGACCGTGGAGGACGGCCGACTGGGCCTGCGCAGGCTGGACGCGGGCAGCCACGACCTGGTCGTGGGCGACGCCTTCGGGGGCGTCAGCGTGCCGTGGCACCTCACGACGTCGCAGGCGCTGGGAGACGTCCGCCGGGCGCTCGACGAGGACGGCCTCTACGTCGCCAACCTCATCGACCACGGCGAGCTGGCCTTCGCCCGCGCCGAGGTCGCCACCCTCGCCGCGACCTTCGAGCACGTCGCGCTCCTCGGGAAGCCCGCGGACATCGGGCTGGACCCGACCGCGTCCACCGTGGGCGGCAATCTGGTGGTGGTCGCCTCCGGCCGGCCCGTCGACGCCCCCGCGGTCCAGGAAGCCCTGGACGCCCGGAACGTCGGCTGGAAGATCACCACCGGCGACGACCTCGCCACCTGGACCGGGGACGCCCGGATCCTCACCGACGACCACGCGCCCGTCGACCAGCTCCTCCAGCCCGACCGCACCCGGACGGCCCGGTGACCCCCGGGCCGTCCGCCGGGCGGCTCACCCGTGCCAGGACCGCCACAGGGACGCGTACGCGCCGTCCGCCGCCACCAGCTCGTCGTGGCTGCCCAGCTCGCTGATCCGGCCGTCCTCCACGACCGCGATCACATCCGCGTCGTGCGCGGTGTGCAGCCGGTGCGCGATCGCCACCACCGTGCGGCCCTCCAGCACCCGGGCCAGCGAACGCTCCAGATGGCGGGCGGCCCGCGGGTCCAGCAGCGAGGTCGCCTCGTCCAGCACCAGCGTGTGCGGATCGGCCAGCACGAGCCGGGCCAGCGCGATCTGCTGGGCCTGCGCCGGGGTCAGCGCGAACCCGCCCGAGCCGACCTCGGTGTCCAGCCCCTTCTCCAGGGCCTTCGCCCAGCCGTCCGCGTCGACCGCGGCCAGCGACGCCCACAGCTCCGCGTCCTTCGCCCCGTCGCGGGCCAGCAGGAGGTTGTCCCGGAGCGAGCCGACGAACACATGGTGCTCCTGGTTGACCAGGGCCACATGCTCGCGGACGCGCTCCGCCGTCATCCGCGACAGCTCCGCCCCGCCTAGGGTCACCTCACCGGTGCGCGGCGCGTAGATCCCCGCCAGCAGCCGGCCCAGCGTGGACTTGCCCGCGCCGGAGGGGCCGACCAGGGCGATCCGGGTGCCCGGAGCCACGTCGAGCGACACCTTGTGCAGGACGTCGACACCCTCCCGGTACCCGAAGCGGACGTCGTCCGCCCGCACGTCCCGGCCGTCCGGACCGACCCCCGCGTCGCCCGCGTCCGGCTCGATCTCCCGGACGCCGACCAGCCGGGCCAGCGACACCTGGGCCACTTGGAGCTCGTCGTACCAGCGCAGGATCAGACCGATCGGATCGACCATCATCTGGGCCAGCAGCGCGCCCGTCGTCAGCTGCCCGATCGTGATCCAGCCTTCCAGCACGAACCAGCCGCCGAGCAGCAGCACCGCGCCGAGGATCGTCACGTACGTCGCGTTGATGACGGGGAACAGCACCGAGCGCAGGAACAGCGTGTACCGCTCCCAGGCCGTCCACTCCGTGATCCGCCGGTCCGACAGCGCCACCCGGCGGTCGCCGAGGCGGTGCGCCTCCACCGTCCGCCCGGCGTCGATGGTCTCCGCGAGGATCCCGGCGACGGCCGCGTAACCGGCGGCCTCCGAGCGGTACGCCGAGGGGGCACGGCGGAAGTACCAGCGGCAGCCCACGATCAGCACCGGCAGCGCGACCAGCACGGCCAGCGCCAGCGGGGGAGTGGTCACCGTCATCGCACCGATCAGCAGACCGGCCCAGACGACGCCGATCGCCAACTGCGGCACGGCCTCGCGCATCGCGTTCGCCAGCCGGTCGATGTCCGTGGTGATCCGGGCCAGCAGATCGCCGGTCCCGGCCCGCTCCAGGACCCCGGGCGGCAGCCCGACGGACCGTACGAGGAAGTCCTCGCGCAGGTCGGCGAGCATCTCCTCGCCCAGCATCGCCCCGCGCAGCCGCATGCTGCGCGTGAACAGGACCTGGATGACCAGCGCGACCGCGAAGATCGCGGCGGTGCGCTCCAGATGCAGGTCGGTGACGCCGTTGGACAGGTCCTCCACCAGCCCGCCCAGCAGATACGGTCCGGTGATCGAGGCGATCACCGCCACCGCGTTGACCGTGATCAGGACGGCGAACGCCCTGCGGTGCCTGCGCAGCAGACTCCGTACGTAACTCCGCACGGTCGTCGGCGTGCCCACGGGCAGTGTCGTCGCCGACTCCGGGGCCGCGGGGTCGTACGCCGGGGGTGCGACGCCGATCATGCCCTCTCCTCGATTTCCTGGATGCTCTTCATGGCGGGGACTTCGCCGACGCCGTCCAGCGCGCTCGCGGCGGCCGCCTCGTCGTCGGTCTCCCGGGTGACGACCGCCCGGTAGCGGGGTTCGGTGCGCACCAGGTCGCGGTGGGTTCCCACGGCGACCACCGTGCCCTCGTGGACGAGCACCACCCGGTCGGCGGCGTCGAGCAGCAGCGGGGACGAGGCGAACGCCACCGTCGTACGGCCCCGGCGCAGCTTCGCGATCCCGGCGGCGACCCGGGCCTCGGTGTGCGAGTCGACCGCGGAGGTCGGCTCGTCCAGCACCAGCGCCTCCGGGTCGGTGACCAGCGACCGGGCCAGCGCCAGGCGCTGGCGCTGACCACCGGACAGGGACCGGCCGCGCTCGGTGATCCGGGTCCGCATCGGGTCCCCGTCGTTGTCGGGCGAGGCCTGCGCCAGGGCGCTCAGCACATCACCGCACTGCGCCGCCTCCAACGCCGCCTCGGCGGTGACCAGGCCCGAGGCCGGGATGTCCAGCAGCTCCTGGAGCGTGCCGGACAGCAGCACCGGGTCCTTGTCCTGGACCAGCACCGCGGCCCGTGCCGTGTCCAGCGGGATCTCGTCCAGGGCGACCGCGCCGAGCAGCACCGACGGAGTCCCCGCCGAAGCAGCCCCGTCCTCCTCGCCGGTCTCCGCGTGCCCGCCGAGCCGTTCGGCCAGCCGGCCCGCCTCGTCCGGGTCGCCGCAGACGACGGCGGTGAACTGCCCCCGGGGAGCCATCAGCCCGGTCGCCGGGTCGTACAGATCACCGGAGGGCGTCACCCCCTCGACGGTGGCCTCCCGCGCACTGCGGCGCAGCGCCAGCACGCGCACCGCACGCTGGGCGGACGGCCGCGAGAAGGAGTACGCCATCGCGATCTCCTCGAAGTGGCGCAGCGGGAACAGCATCAGGGTGGCCGCGCTGTAGACGGTGACCAGCTGGCCGACGTCGATGCGGCCGTCCCGGGCCAGCGTCGCCCCGTACCAGACCAGGGAGATCAGCAGGATCCCCGGCAGCAGCACCTGCACCGCCGAGATCAGCGCCCACATCCGGGCCGAGCGCACCGCCGCCCGGCGGACCTCCTGGGAGGCGCGGCGGTAGCGGCCGAGGAACAGCTCCTCGCCGCCGATACCGCGCAGCACGCGCAGTCCGGCGACCGTGTCCGAGGCCAGCTCGGTGGCCTTGCCCGCCTTCTCGCGCTGCTCGTCGGCGCGCCGGGTGGCGCGCGGCAGCAACGGCAGCACGGCCAGGGCGAGCACCGGCATGGCGAGCGCCACGATCAGGCCGAGGGAGGGGAGGTAGAACGCCAGTCCCACACAGATCACCACGAGGGCGGTGGCGGCGGCCGCGAAGCGGGAGAGCGCCTCGACGAACCAGCCGATCTTCTCCACATCGCCGGTCGAGACGGCGACGACCTCACCGGCCGCGACCCGCCGTGTCAGCGCCGAGCCCAGCTCGGCGGTCTTGCGGGCGAGCAGTTGCTGGACCCGGGCGGCGGCGGTGATCCAGTTGGTCACGGCGGTCCGGTGGAGCATGGTGTCGCCGACGGCGATCAGGACGCCGAGGGCGACGATGAGGCCGCCGGCCAGGGCGAGCCGCTCCCCGGAGCGGTCGATGACGGCCTGGACGGCGAGTCCCACGGTGACCGGGAGACCGGCGATGCCCAGCTGGTGCAGCAGCCCCCAGGAGAGGGCCTTCAGCTGCCCCGCGAGCTGGTTGCGCCCGAGCCAGTAGAGGAATCGAGGGCCTGAACGGACATCGGGGTCGCCGGGATCCGAATACGGAAGGTCGCGAATCTGCATGACGTCCCAGGGCTTGTGAAACGGAGATCCGGATGGACCTCGAAGAACGGGGTGACGTGCAAGGTTCCCTGTTCGCCCCGGTCCGGGGCAACCGGTTTTCCGGCCCACTCCGCAGCCCTGCGGGGTCCCGGGCCCACGCGGCCCGGGACCCCGGGGACGTCACTCCGCGGGCTTCTCGGAGTCCATGCCGGACCGGGCCTTCTTCCACTCGCCCCGGGTGAAGTCCGGGATCGGCAGCGGCGCGCCCTTGGCCTTGATGGAGAGATGGCTCAGCGGCACGGGGGCCGTCCAGACCGCCGCGTCGTACACGTCGAAGTCGGGGACCAGGCCGAGCCGCATGCACTGCATCAGCCGGAAGACCATCATGTAGTCCATGCCGCCGTGCCCGCCCGGCGGGTTCGCGTGCTCCTTCCAGAGCCAGTGGTCCCACTCGGCGTACTTCTTGAAGTCGTCCCACTGGTGGTTGGTGTTCGTGGGCTCCAGATAGATCCGCTCCGGGTAGTCCTCGAACACGCCCCGCGTACCGCCGAGGCTGTTGATCCGCGAGTACGGGTGCGGGCTCGACACATCGTGCTCCAGCCGGATCACCCGGCCCTTGGCCGTCTGTACGAGGCTGATCGTCCGGTCGGCCCCGATGTACGACTCCTTCCAGCTGGGGTCGCCGGCCGGCACGTGCTCCTTGCGGTACTCGGCGAGCGACAGGGCCGGCGTGCCGATGCTCGTGATGCTCACAACCCGGTCGCCCCGGTTGACGTCCATGTAGTTGGCGACCGGCCCGAACCCGTGGTTGGGGTAGAGGTCACCGCGCAGCCGGGTGTGCCACAGCCGGCGCCAGGGGCCCTCGTAGTAGTCGGGGTCGAACATCAGCTCGCGCAGATCGTGGTTGTACGCGCCCGCCCCGTGCAGCAGATCGCCGAAGAGACCCGCGTGCGCCATGCGCAGCACCCGCATCTCGTTCTTGCCGTAGCAACAGTTCTCCAGCTGCATGCAGTGGCGCCGGGTGCGCTCGGAGAGGTCCACCAGCTGCCAGAGCTCTTCCAGCCGCATGGCGATCGGGCACTCCACGCCGACGTGCTTCCCGTTCAGCATCGCCGCCTTCGCCATGGGGAAGTGGAGTTCCCAGGGCGTCGCCACGTAGACGAAGTCGAGGTCCCCGCGCTTGCAGAGGTTCTCGTAGTCGTCCTCGCCCTTGGCGTAGACGGTGGGTGCGGGCTGACCGGCGGCCGTCACCTTGGCCGCGGCCTTCTCCGCCTTGTCCCGGACCGGATCGCAGACCGCCTTCACCTGGACGCCCGGCACGGCGAGGAACAGGTCGATCATGCTGCCGCCCCGGTTGCCGAGGCCCACGATGCCGACCCGGATCGTGGAGCGCCCCTCGAAGCGGACGCCCGCCATGGTGCGGCCCTGCCGGGCGGGTGCGGCGGCGGCCGCTTCCGCGGCGGAGAGGGCTTGCGGGGCGGTCGCCTCGGCCGCCGACGCGTTCCCCGTGCCCAGTGCGCCGAGGCCGAGTCCGGCGCCGGCCACCCCCGCCGTGGTCCACAGCACCGAACGCCGGCTGGGGTCCTGCCGCGACGCTTCGTCGCCGTGCGGGGGTATGTCCTGCGGATCCGGTGCGGGCCGGGCGTCGTCGTTCATCGAGCCTCCAGGTGGGGTTGGGGGTTCAGACGGTGCGCGAGCGCGTCCGGTCCCCGTACGGATGGCGAGCGCGGGGACCGGGTCTCGGTAAGGACCCTGGAGGGTGAGGCTGATGGTGCGCAAGAGAGGTATTTGGACTCTCGTCCTCAAACCATGGACTTTCTTCACGGCACGCCGAAGCCCCGACTGGTGCAACCAATCGGGGCCTCGAAACGCTCACATGTGCACGTCGGGAGAAGTACCGGGGCCCGACCTCGAGTGCTCAGCGGAGGGTCGGACGGGTGGCGT from Streptomyces sp. CA-278952 carries:
- a CDS encoding NAD(P)/FAD-dependent oxidoreductase — translated: MAPPRILVVGAGFAGVECVRRLERRLAPEEAQITLVTPFSYQLYLPLLPQVASGVLTPQSVAVSLRRSRRHRTRIVPGGAIGVDTRAKVCVIRKITDEIVNEPYDYIVLAAGSVTRTFDIPGLLDHARGMKTLAEAAYVRDHVIAQLDLADASHDEAERASRLQFVVVGGGYAGTETAACLQRLTTSAVRHYPRLDPRLIKWHLIDIAPKLMPELGDKLGQAALEVLRKRNIEVSLGVSIAKAGPEEVTFTDGRVLPCRTLIWTAGVAASPLIATLDAETVRGRLAVTPQLNLPGADGVFSLGDAAAVPDLAKGDGAVCPPTAQHAMRQGKVLADNLIASLRHQPLQDYVHKDLGLVVDLGGKDAVSKPLGIELRGLPAQAVARGYHWSALRTNVAKTRVMTNWMLNAVAGDDFVRTGFQSRKPATLRDFEYTDAYLTPEEIKEHTAATVIKH
- a CDS encoding ABC transporter transmembrane domain-containing protein; translated protein: MQIRDLPYSDPGDPDVRSGPRFLYWLGRNQLAGQLKALSWGLLHQLGIAGLPVTVGLAVQAVIDRSGERLALAGGLIVALGVLIAVGDTMLHRTAVTNWITAAARVQQLLARKTAELGSALTRRVAAGEVVAVSTGDVEKIGWFVEALSRFAAAATALVVICVGLAFYLPSLGLIVALAMPVLALAVLPLLPRATRRADEQREKAGKATELASDTVAGLRVLRGIGGEELFLGRYRRASQEVRRAAVRSARMWALISAVQVLLPGILLISLVWYGATLARDGRIDVGQLVTVYSAATLMLFPLRHFEEIAMAYSFSRPSAQRAVRVLALRRSAREATVEGVTPSGDLYDPATGLMAPRGQFTAVVCGDPDEAGRLAERLGGHAETGEEDGAASAGTPSVLLGAVALDEIPLDTARAAVLVQDKDPVLLSGTLQELLDIPASGLVTAEAALEAAQCGDVLSALAQASPDNDGDPMRTRITERGRSLSGGQRQRLALARSLVTDPEALVLDEPTSAVDSHTEARVAAGIAKLRRGRTTVAFASSPLLLDAADRVVLVHEGTVVAVGTHRDLVRTEPRYRAVVTRETDDEAAAASALDGVGEVPAMKSIQEIEERA
- a CDS encoding Gfo/Idh/MocA family protein, producing MNDDARPAPDPQDIPPHGDEASRQDPSRRSVLWTTAGVAGAGLGLGALGTGNASAAEATAPQALSAAEAAAAAPARQGRTMAGVRFEGRSTIRVGIVGLGNRGGSMIDLFLAVPGVQVKAVCDPVRDKAEKAAAKVTAAGQPAPTVYAKGEDDYENLCKRGDLDFVYVATPWELHFPMAKAAMLNGKHVGVECPIAMRLEELWQLVDLSERTRRHCMQLENCCYGKNEMRVLRMAHAGLFGDLLHGAGAYNHDLRELMFDPDYYEGPWRRLWHTRLRGDLYPNHGFGPVANYMDVNRGDRVVSITSIGTPALSLAEYRKEHVPAGDPSWKESYIGADRTISLVQTAKGRVIRLEHDVSSPHPYSRINSLGGTRGVFEDYPERIYLEPTNTNHQWDDFKKYAEWDHWLWKEHANPPGGHGGMDYMMVFRLMQCMRLGLVPDFDVYDAAVWTAPVPLSHLSIKAKGAPLPIPDFTRGEWKKARSGMDSEKPAE
- a CDS encoding ABC transporter ATP-binding protein; translation: MIGVAPPAYDPAAPESATTLPVGTPTTVRSYVRSLLRRHRRAFAVLITVNAVAVIASITGPYLLGGLVEDLSNGVTDLHLERTAAIFAVALVIQVLFTRSMRLRGAMLGEEMLADLREDFLVRSVGLPPGVLERAGTGDLLARITTDIDRLANAMREAVPQLAIGVVWAGLLIGAMTVTTPPLALAVLVALPVLIVGCRWYFRRAPSAYRSEAAGYAAVAGILAETIDAGRTVEAHRLGDRRVALSDRRITEWTAWERYTLFLRSVLFPVINATYVTILGAVLLLGGWFVLEGWITIGQLTTGALLAQMMVDPIGLILRWYDELQVAQVSLARLVGVREIEPDAGDAGVGPDGRDVRADDVRFGYREGVDVLHKVSLDVAPGTRIALVGPSGAGKSTLGRLLAGIYAPRTGEVTLGGAELSRMTAERVREHVALVNQEHHVFVGSLRDNLLLARDGAKDAELWASLAAVDADGWAKALEKGLDTEVGSGGFALTPAQAQQIALARLVLADPHTLVLDEATSLLDPRAARHLERSLARVLEGRTVVAIAHRLHTAHDADVIAVVEDGRISELGSHDELVAADGAYASLWRSWHG
- a CDS encoding fused MFS/spermidine synthase, with protein sequence MTTSPPSPVADDSPSADAPPRDHGLGPRAAAVLVFGSSAAVLVVEIVALRLLAPYLGLTLETSTMVIGIALTAIALGSWLGGRVADQVDPLRLIAPALGASGVVVAFTPLLLRTTAQWSPALLLLVASATLLVPGALLSAVTPFVTKLRLTSLAETGTVVGRLSGVGTFGAIVGTVLTGFVLVSRLPVSSILIGLGTLLVLGAALVGWRARRWRRAAAVALAAVVAGSLATAFAPGGCDAETRYHCAQVVTDPDRDSGRTLVLDGLSHSYVDVEDPTHLKFAYVRAIAAVADTAFPEGEPLTAHHIGGGGLTFPRYLAASRPGTRSTVSEIDGGVVRIDRDRFGLGPSTATGIDVTVEDGRLGLRRLDAGSHDLVVGDAFGGVSVPWHLTTSQALGDVRRALDEDGLYVANLIDHGELAFARAEVATLAATFEHVALLGKPADIGLDPTASTVGGNLVVVASGRPVDAPAVQEALDARNVGWKITTGDDLATWTGDARILTDDHAPVDQLLQPDRTRTAR
- a CDS encoding ATP-dependent DNA ligase → MLLAELAQVSLEVAATSARSRKTALLAGLFRDATPEDVPVVIPYLAGRLPQGRIGVGWRSLGDPVEPASRPTLTVTGVDAELTALAATSGPGSQALRRERLRDLFAAATADEQRFLRALLTGEVRQGALDAVAADALAHAAGAPPADVRRAVMLAGSLQDVARVLLAEGPGALGAFRLTVGRPVQPMLARSAASVGEALDKLGPCAVEEKLDGIRVQVHRDGDRIRAYTRTLDDITDRLPELATAVAALDARRFVLDGELIALGEDGRPRPFQETAARVGSRRDVATAAAHVPVVPVFFDALLVDDEDLLDRPFADRHAALARLLPESLRVRRTLVAEPDDPETRAAADAFLADTLERGHEGVVVKDLTAVYSAGRRGASWLKVKPVHTLDLVVLAVERGSGRRTGKLSNLHLGARRPDGTFAMLGKTFKGLTDALLDWQTERLGELATDDDGHVVTVRPELVVEIAYDGLQRSTRYPAGVTLRFARVLRYREDKTAQEADTVETVLSRQP